One Streptomyces sp. SAI-135 DNA segment encodes these proteins:
- a CDS encoding aminomethyltransferase family protein — protein sequence MAIPEGLSITPFAPRYADRVEEWIDIYGNAVPLAIGDPAEEYTAIRTAVGASEYSMLYKWHVEGEDAVPTVDAVFSRSVRGLGARRIAYGVVVDDDGMMLDDVTVAVLAPDHVVVTGGNPATRQSLAAHAPAGTTVTERRDESAVLTLQGPRSRDVLQRLTHVDVSNAAFPYYTFLRDTLIAGIPAQVSRLGFTAELGYEIQVPRERALELWDAGFEAGTDLGIRAFGAIALLTCRTEAGMIMGELEYDHTVTPFECRMGWALDFDKGPFQGRDALLAKKDSVTGRVVSVVLDAAPENAEGARLELDGRDIGYVTMAVPSPALGGATLGLARVHRDAVKSGTALTAVSADGSKADATVRPTPVYDPERARVRA from the coding sequence ATGGCCATCCCCGAAGGGCTGAGCATCACCCCGTTCGCTCCCCGCTACGCGGACCGGGTCGAGGAGTGGATCGACATCTACGGCAACGCCGTGCCACTGGCCATCGGTGATCCGGCCGAGGAGTACACGGCGATCCGCACCGCTGTCGGCGCCTCCGAGTACTCGATGCTCTACAAGTGGCACGTCGAGGGTGAGGACGCGGTCCCCACCGTCGACGCCGTCTTCTCGCGCAGCGTCAGAGGGCTGGGCGCCAGACGCATCGCCTACGGGGTCGTGGTCGACGACGACGGGATGATGCTGGACGACGTGACCGTGGCCGTCCTCGCGCCCGATCACGTCGTCGTCACCGGCGGCAACCCTGCCACCCGGCAGTCGCTGGCCGCGCACGCCCCCGCCGGAACCACGGTCACAGAGCGCCGCGACGAGTCCGCTGTCCTGACCTTGCAGGGCCCGCGCAGCCGCGACGTCCTGCAGCGCCTCACCCACGTCGACGTGTCCAACGCCGCGTTCCCCTACTACACCTTCCTGCGCGACACCCTGATCGCGGGCATTCCCGCACAGGTCAGCCGGCTCGGGTTCACCGCCGAGCTCGGCTACGAGATCCAGGTCCCGCGGGAGCGCGCGCTGGAGCTGTGGGACGCGGGCTTCGAGGCCGGAACGGACCTGGGGATCAGGGCCTTCGGCGCCATCGCCCTGCTGACCTGCCGCACCGAGGCAGGGATGATCATGGGTGAGCTGGAGTACGACCACACGGTCACCCCGTTCGAGTGCCGGATGGGCTGGGCGCTCGACTTCGACAAGGGCCCCTTCCAGGGCCGGGACGCACTGCTGGCCAAGAAGGACAGCGTCACCGGCCGCGTCGTCAGCGTCGTCTTGGACGCCGCGCCGGAGAACGCCGAGGGCGCCCGGCTGGAGCTGGACGGCCGGGACATCGGCTACGTGACGATGGCGGTGCCCTCCCCCGCCCTCGGCGGCGCCACCCTCGGCCTGGCCCGGGTGCACCGCGACGCCGTGAAGTCCGGCACCGCACTGACCGCCGTCTCCGCCGACGGGTCCAAGGCCGACGCCACGGTCCGGCCCACTCCCGTGTACGACCCCGAGCGCGCCCGCGTCCGGGCCTGA
- a CDS encoding TetR/AcrR family transcriptional regulator, whose product MAETHLEDSHEARPGYGEGREALLAAAVRVVAQGGLRKLTYRAVAAEAGVTHGLVAHHFGSRDALLEEALRWCVMRSIETSSLVPVSGRLEDFAATLADFVAADPDLQVFQYELKLESGRRPELRHHVDLLYDAYREAVRDALGCFDVSQEMTEIVFAALDGLVFHQVTSGAPDRIKESVDALRRLLAAHRAQAPPEATEALPH is encoded by the coding sequence ATGGCAGAGACGCACCTTGAGGACAGCCATGAGGCCCGGCCCGGTTACGGCGAAGGGCGGGAGGCGCTCCTGGCGGCGGCCGTCAGGGTGGTGGCCCAGGGCGGCCTGCGCAAGCTGACCTACCGTGCCGTCGCAGCCGAAGCCGGTGTCACGCACGGGCTGGTCGCCCACCACTTCGGATCGCGTGACGCCCTGCTCGAAGAGGCGCTGCGGTGGTGTGTCATGCGCAGCATAGAGACGTCCTCGCTGGTGCCCGTCAGCGGAAGGCTGGAGGACTTCGCCGCGACCCTGGCCGACTTCGTCGCGGCCGACCCCGACCTCCAGGTCTTCCAGTACGAGCTGAAGCTCGAATCCGGCCGACGGCCAGAACTGCGCCACCACGTCGACCTGCTCTACGACGCCTACCGCGAAGCCGTCCGCGACGCCTTGGGCTGCTTCGACGTGTCACAGGAGATGACGGAGATCGTCTTCGCGGCCCTGGACGGCCTGGTCTTCCACCAGGTCACGTCGGGCGCGCCGGACCGCATCAAGGAGAGTGTCGACGCCCTGCGCCGGCTCCTCGCGGCCCATCGCGCGCAGGCGCCCCCGGAGGCGACCGAAGCTCTCCCGCACTGA
- a CDS encoding cytochrome P450: MSTAQQVPDILSPEFAEDPYPAYAAMREKEPLIWHEATQSYIISRYEDVERVFKDKKAEFTTDNYNWQLEPVHGKTILQLSGREHAVRRALVAPAFRGSDLQEKFMPVIERNSRELIDAFRHTGTADIVRDYATRFPVNVIADMLGLDKADHARFHGWYTTVIAFLGNLAGDPEVTAAGERTRVEFAEYMIPIIRERRERPGDDLLSSLCAAEVDGVRMSDEDIKAFCSLLLAAGGETTDKAIASILANLLRHPDQLAAVREDRGLIPAAFAETLRYTPPVHMIMRQSATEVEVTGGTIPAGATVTCLIGAANRDEQRYREPDRFDIFRNDLTTTSAFSAAADHLAFALGRHFCVGALLAKAEVETGVNQLLDAMPDLRLADGFEPVEQGVFTRGPQSLPVRFTPSGS; the protein is encoded by the coding sequence GTGTCCACCGCCCAGCAGGTACCTGACATCCTGTCGCCCGAGTTCGCTGAGGATCCCTACCCCGCCTACGCGGCGATGCGGGAGAAAGAACCCCTGATCTGGCACGAGGCCACCCAGAGCTACATCATCTCCCGCTACGAGGATGTCGAACGCGTCTTCAAGGACAAGAAGGCGGAGTTCACGACCGACAACTACAACTGGCAGCTGGAGCCGGTTCACGGCAAGACGATCCTCCAGCTCAGCGGCCGCGAGCACGCCGTCCGTCGCGCGCTGGTCGCACCCGCCTTCCGCGGCAGCGACCTGCAGGAGAAGTTCATGCCGGTCATCGAACGCAACTCCCGCGAACTCATCGACGCCTTCCGCCACACCGGAACCGCCGACATCGTCCGTGACTATGCCACCCGCTTTCCGGTCAATGTCATCGCGGACATGCTGGGTCTCGACAAGGCCGACCACGCCCGCTTCCACGGCTGGTACACCACCGTGATCGCCTTCCTCGGCAACCTCGCCGGCGACCCCGAGGTGACCGCGGCGGGCGAGCGCACCCGGGTGGAGTTCGCCGAGTACATGATCCCGATCATCCGGGAGCGGCGCGAGCGTCCGGGCGATGACCTGCTGTCCTCGCTGTGCGCCGCCGAGGTCGACGGCGTGCGCATGAGCGATGAGGACATCAAGGCGTTCTGCAGCCTGCTGCTCGCCGCGGGCGGCGAGACCACCGACAAGGCGATCGCGAGCATCCTGGCCAACCTGCTGCGGCATCCCGACCAGTTGGCGGCGGTCCGCGAGGACCGCGGTCTGATACCCGCGGCCTTCGCCGAGACCCTGCGCTACACCCCGCCCGTCCACATGATCATGCGGCAGTCGGCCACCGAGGTCGAGGTCACCGGCGGCACCATCCCGGCCGGCGCCACCGTGACGTGCCTCATCGGCGCCGCCAACCGGGACGAACAGCGCTACCGCGAACCGGACCGGTTCGACATCTTCCGCAACGACCTCACCACCACCTCCGCCTTCTCGGCCGCAGCCGACCACCTTGCCTTCGCGCTCGGCCGCCACTTCTGCGTCGGAGCGCTCCTCGCCAAGGCGGAGGTCGAAACCGGCGTGAACCAGCTGCTCGACGCGATGCCCGACCTGCGTCTCGCCGACGGTTTCGAGCCGGTGGAACAGGGCGTGTTCACCCGCGGCCCGCAGTCGCTGCCGGTGCGTTTCACCCCGTCCGGCAGCTGA
- a CDS encoding cytochrome P450: MSDPTGSPSAPTPPPGCPAHDAAVHLGGLEYQQTPSQLYRSLRREHGAVAPVLLDNDIPAWLVLGYPEVCFVTSHDELFARDSRRWNQWDRIPADWPLLPFVGYQPSVLFTEGAEHQRRAGVITQALEGVDQFELSRECELIADKLISSFSGSGQAELMSAYAHALPARAVLWMCGMPQDSTDTEQLVDDLRISLDAGEGDDPVAAYTRVGARIMQLVKEKRERPGPDVTSRMLLDPAGLSDEEIVQDLISVIAAAQQPTANWICNTLRLLLTDERFALNVSGGRVSVGDALNEVLWLDTPTQNFIGRWAVRDTQLGGRLIREGDCLVLGLAAANTDPQIWPESHVGAENSAHLSFSNGEHRCPYPAPLLADVMARTAVETLLERLPDLVLAVEPEELTWRPSIWMRGLTSLPVQFTPAMQ; the protein is encoded by the coding sequence GTGAGCGATCCCACCGGCTCCCCCTCCGCGCCCACCCCGCCCCCCGGCTGCCCAGCTCACGACGCCGCGGTGCATCTGGGCGGCCTGGAGTACCAGCAGACGCCCTCCCAGCTGTACCGCTCGCTGCGCCGGGAGCACGGGGCGGTCGCGCCGGTGCTGCTCGACAACGACATTCCCGCCTGGCTGGTCCTCGGCTATCCCGAGGTCTGCTTCGTGACCAGTCATGACGAACTGTTCGCGCGGGACTCGCGGCGATGGAACCAGTGGGATCGCATTCCGGCGGACTGGCCCCTCCTGCCGTTCGTCGGCTACCAGCCGTCCGTACTGTTCACCGAGGGGGCGGAGCACCAGCGCCGAGCGGGTGTGATCACCCAGGCCCTGGAGGGCGTGGACCAGTTCGAGCTGTCCCGCGAGTGCGAGCTGATCGCCGACAAGCTGATCTCCTCGTTCTCAGGCAGCGGTCAGGCCGAGCTGATGAGCGCGTACGCGCACGCGCTGCCCGCCCGAGCCGTGCTGTGGATGTGCGGCATGCCGCAGGACAGCACCGACACCGAGCAGCTCGTCGACGACCTGCGGATCTCGCTCGACGCCGGCGAGGGCGACGACCCGGTGGCGGCGTACACACGGGTCGGCGCGCGGATCATGCAGCTGGTGAAGGAGAAACGCGAGCGGCCGGGGCCGGACGTCACCTCCCGGATGCTGCTGGATCCAGCCGGGCTCAGCGACGAGGAGATCGTGCAGGATCTGATCTCCGTGATCGCGGCCGCGCAGCAGCCGACGGCCAACTGGATCTGCAACACCTTGCGACTGCTGCTGACCGACGAGCGATTCGCGCTGAACGTCTCCGGCGGCAGGGTCAGCGTGGGGGACGCACTCAATGAGGTGCTGTGGCTGGACACGCCGACCCAGAACTTCATCGGCCGCTGGGCCGTGCGCGACACCCAGCTCGGCGGGCGCCTCATCCGCGAGGGAGACTGCCTCGTGCTGGGCCTCGCGGCCGCCAACACCGACCCCCAGATCTGGCCCGAGTCACACGTCGGCGCGGAGAACTCGGCACATCTGTCCTTCAGCAACGGCGAGCACCGCTGCCCCTATCCCGCACCGCTGCTGGCGGACGTGATGGCCCGTACCGCGGTGGAGACGCTCCTGGAGCGCCTCCCGGACCTCGTTCTGGCCGTTGAACCCGAGGAACTGACGTGGCGTCCGTCGATCTGGATGCGCGGACTGACCTCTCTGCCGGTGCAGTTCACTCCCGCCATGCAGTAG
- a CDS encoding ATP/GTP-binding protein gives MGSATSELPSQRTPLADAAETGLKIVVVGGFGAGKTTLVRSVSEIRPLNTEEVMTQAGQHVDETAGVEGKTTTTVAFDFGRITLNERMVLYLFGAPGQERFWFLWDRLFSGTLGAVVLVDTRRMEDCWYAIDRLEHHKTPFVVAVNRFDGDENHYSLEEIRTALALGAHVPMVDCDARVRSSGKEVLIALVDHLYSMALSQESTP, from the coding sequence ATGGGCTCCGCAACCTCTGAGCTCCCCTCCCAGCGCACCCCGCTGGCCGACGCCGCCGAGACCGGTCTGAAGATCGTCGTGGTGGGCGGGTTCGGGGCCGGCAAGACCACCCTGGTCCGTTCGGTGAGCGAGATCCGGCCGCTGAACACCGAAGAGGTGATGACGCAGGCGGGGCAGCACGTCGACGAGACGGCCGGCGTGGAGGGCAAGACGACCACGACGGTCGCGTTCGACTTCGGCCGCATCACCCTCAACGAGCGCATGGTGCTCTACCTGTTCGGTGCTCCGGGCCAGGAACGGTTCTGGTTCCTGTGGGACCGCCTGTTCTCCGGGACGCTGGGCGCGGTCGTTCTCGTCGACACGCGCCGCATGGAGGACTGCTGGTACGCGATAGACCGGCTCGAACACCACAAGACCCCGTTCGTGGTGGCCGTGAACCGCTTCGACGGCGACGAGAACCACTACTCGCTCGAAGAGATCCGCACGGCTCTCGCGCTGGGGGCGCATGTGCCGATGGTCGACTGCGACGCCCGGGTCAGGTCATCGGGCAAGGAGGTCCTCATCGCCCTCGTCGACCATCTCTACTCAATGGCACTGTCCCAGGAGAGCACACCGTGA
- a CDS encoding DUF742 domain-containing protein, with protein MIRKPVDVGDPDRLYMVTGGRSTADDSFDLVTLIVSESEPSTGMQSEHVKILELCRHPTALVEISAELKLPVTVARILVGDLHDMGKVSARHPRAAESVASLPETALLQEVLNGLRNL; from the coding sequence GTGATCCGTAAACCCGTGGATGTCGGGGATCCCGACCGGCTCTACATGGTCACCGGCGGGCGCAGCACGGCCGACGACTCGTTCGACCTGGTCACGCTGATCGTCAGCGAGAGCGAGCCGAGCACCGGCATGCAGTCCGAGCACGTGAAGATCCTCGAGCTCTGCCGGCATCCCACGGCGTTGGTGGAGATCTCCGCCGAGCTGAAGCTGCCCGTCACGGTCGCCCGCATCCTCGTGGGCGACCTTCACGACATGGGCAAGGTCAGCGCCCGTCATCCCCGCGCCGCCGAATCCGTCGCGTCGCTTCCCGAAACCGCCTTGCTCCAGGAGGTCCTCAATGGGCTCCGCAACCTCTGA
- a CDS encoding roadblock/LC7 domain-containing protein, which produces METTDNSLTWLLMNLLERTPGTRHALVLSRDGLKLCWTEHMTLDQADQLAAICSGIQALAQGASVEFGDGSGGVRHSMTEFHGGLLFIVEAGEGAHLAVVAQEDADPGVVGHQMTELVEQIGEHLRAEPRTPAVRGAHA; this is translated from the coding sequence ATGGAGACCACTGACAACAGCCTCACCTGGCTCCTGATGAACCTCTTGGAGCGCACCCCGGGCACGCGCCATGCGCTCGTCCTGTCACGGGACGGCCTGAAGCTGTGCTGGACGGAGCACATGACGCTCGACCAGGCCGACCAGCTGGCGGCCATCTGCTCCGGCATCCAAGCCCTCGCGCAGGGAGCCTCCGTCGAGTTCGGCGACGGATCGGGTGGCGTGCGGCACTCCATGACCGAGTTCCACGGCGGCCTGCTGTTCATCGTGGAGGCCGGTGAGGGCGCGCACCTGGCGGTCGTCGCGCAGGAGGACGCCGACCCGGGAGTCGTCGGCCATCAGATGACGGAGCTGGTCGAACAGATCGGTGAGCATCTGCGGGCAGAACCGCGCACGCCCGCCGTCCGGGGTGCTCACGCGTGA